In one Silene latifolia isolate original U9 population chromosome 10, ASM4854445v1, whole genome shotgun sequence genomic region, the following are encoded:
- the LOC141607843 gene encoding uncharacterized protein LOC141607843, which translates to MQNLKTDLHELHKMLVQAERDMGLNASTSRDMLNINAKSKGKFRKSANKGKKPTPYKGNGKAIDNSSPKPKKGATSDDKCHYCNGMGHWKRNCPKYLGDIKAGRVTAVDNISSKSLCY; encoded by the coding sequence ATGCAAAACTTGAAAACCGATCtccatgagttgcacaaaatgcttgtgcaagccgaaagagatatGGGGCTTAATGCAAGCACTAGTAGGGATATGCTCAACATCAATGCAAAGAGTAAGGGAAAATTTAGGAAAAGTGCTAACAAGGGTAAGAAGCCCACTCCCTACAAGGGTAACGGGAAAGCTATTGATAATAGCTCTCCCAAACCCAAAAAGGGTGCAACATCCgatgataagtgccattattgtaatggcatgggccattggaagcgcaaTTGCCCCAAATACTTGGGAGACATCAAAGCGGGACGTGTGACTGCAGTAGATAATATTTCTTCCAAaagtttatgttattga